One Prunus dulcis chromosome 7, ALMONDv2, whole genome shotgun sequence DNA segment encodes these proteins:
- the LOC117636202 gene encoding growth-regulating factor 3, which produces MDFHLKQWRNQQHESEEQHSAKIPKLHLEPHPHSEPSGHALPLFVPEPNSKMISTLSAFSESTPASASTRFPKMGSYFSFSQLQELELQALIFRYMLAGAAVPPELLQPIRKSLLHSPPYFLHHPLQQYPHFQPALLQSGYWGKAAMDPEPTRCRRTDGKKWRCSRDVVAGQKYCERHVHRGRNRSRKPVEAATAAAAGGGGGTSDIATNTTTKTSSGGAHFTLSGSSSSPSIDLLHLNQSSSEPKAENRSLFEPHSEVSGSAKSDSHVLRPFFDDWPGKLQELDNARTNAGSMNSATSLSISIRGNSSSDVSLKLSTGNGVETGRQDGHAERVQPQLNWPAGWGTNQMASMGGPLAEALRSSSNSNSSPTSVLHQLPRSSASETSFIST; this is translated from the exons atggaCTTTCACCTCAAGCAATGGAGAAACCAGCAGCATGAGTCAGAGGAACAACATTCTGCAAAGATACCAAAACTTCACCTTGAGCCCCATCCACACTCAGAGCCATCTGGGCATGCTCTCCCTCTGTTTGTTCCTGAGCCCAACAGCAAAATGATCAGCACCCTGTCAGCGTTTTCTGAATCTACACCAGCATCTGCCTCCACCAGATTTCCCA AAATGGGGAGCTATTTCAGCTTCTCCCAGTTGCAGGAGCTTGAGCTGCAGGCTTTGATATTCAGGTACATGTTAGCTGGTGCTGCTGTTCCTCCTGAACTTCTTCAGCCAATCAGGAAAAGCCTTCTCCACTCTCCTCCATATTTCCTCCACCACCCTCTTCAACAGTACCCTCATTTTCAGCCTGCTT TGTTGCAATCAGGGTATTGGGGAAAAGCAGCCATGGATCCAGAGCCAACAAGGTGTAGAAGGACAGATGGCAAGAAATGGAGGTGTTCTAGAGATGTGGTGGCTGGTCAGAAGTACTGTGAGCGCCATGTGCACCGTGGCAGAAACCGTTCAAGAAAGCCTGTGGAAGCCGccactgctgctgctgctggtggtggaggagggaCTAGTGATATTGCtaccaacaccaccaccaagaCATCGTCTGGTGGGGCCCATTTTACTCTTTCTGGGTCATCATCATCCCCTTCAATTGATCTGCTTCATCTCAACCAGAG TTCCTCAGAGCCCAAAGCTGAGAATAGGAGCCTCTTTGAACCCCACAGTGAGGTCTCCGGGAGTGCTAAATCCGACAGCCATGTCTTGCGGCCTTTTTTTGATGACTGGCCGGGGAAGCTCCAAGAACTGGACAATGCACGAACCAATGCTGGTTCAATGAACTCTGCCACCAGCCTCTCCATTTCGATACGGGGAAATTCCTCCTCGGATGTGTCACTGAAATTGTCTACCGGCAATGGAGTTGAGACAGGGCGCCAGGACGGCCATGCTGAGCGCGTGCAGCCACAATTGAATTGGCCTGCCGGATGGGGAACAAACCAAATGGCTTCAATGGGAGGGCCGCTTGCGGAGGCCCTTAGGTCCTCCTCCAACTCCAATTCCTCACCAACCAGTGTTCTACATCAGTTGCCCCGTAGCTCCGCCTCAGAAACTAGCTTTATCAGCACTTGA
- the LOC117635151 gene encoding 60S ribosomal protein L15-like → MGGYKYQSEIWRKKQSDLMRFVQRVRCWEYRQHPSIVRVTRPTRPDKARRLGYKAKQGYVVYRIRVRRGGRKRPVAKGIVYGKPTNQGVTQLKFQRSKRSVAEERAGRRLGGLRVLNSYWINEDSTYKYFEVILVDVAHNAIRNDPRINWLCNPVHKHRELRGLTSAGKKCRGLGGKGHLYHKARPSRRATWKRNNTLSLPRYR, encoded by the exons ATGG GAGGTTACAAGTATCAGTCGGAGATATGGAGGAAGAAGCAATCCGATTTGATGAGGTTCGTCCAGAGGGTGCGCTGTTGGGAATATCGCCAGCATCCTTCAATTGTTCGAGTCACAAGACCCACCCGCCCTGACAAGGCTCGTCGTTTGGGTTACAAGGCCAAGCAG GGTTATGTTGTCTATCGTATCCGTGTAAGGCGTGGCGGTCGCAAGAGGCCTGTTGCCAAGGGCATTGTATATGGGAAGCCCACAAACCAAGGTGTGACACAGCTAAAGTTTCAGCGCAGCAAGAGGTCTGTTGCTGAGGAGCGCGCTGGCCGGAGATTGGGAGGCCTTAGGGTTCTCAATTCATACTGGATCAATGAG GATTCGACCTACAAGTACTTTGAGGTGATCCTGGTTGATGTTGCTCATAATGCTATCAGAAACGACCCAAGAATCAACTGGCTCTGCAACCCTGTTCACAAGCACAGGGAGCTTCGCGGGCTCACTTCTGCTGGGAAAAAATGCAGGGGATTGGGAGGAAAGGGACACTTGTACCACAAGGCACGACCTTCTCGCAGGGCAACTTGGAAGAGAAACAACACCCTCTCCCTTCCTCGCTACCGTTGA